A single Sulfurimonas aquatica DNA region contains:
- a CDS encoding Rad52/Rad22 family DNA repair protein produces MFNDKTNQVLTYDLDNSRIKSRQKGNITLSYLEGFDIIETANRVFGFGNWDYSTKLEVVSQEINQNQNNIICYKALVNIVVHDASHSKLVSREDVGFGTGIAKTLADAHEGGAKEAVTDAIKRCFRSFGNQFGNSLYDKSRQHQNQPQNQAQNFQQPAQLQQQQQQQQPSTQQVQNNAPLDYSSLYNLGLTVMEQGQNLVVIGDDIFSKKDSIKACGFRWDGASKMWYKPIEQQSAA; encoded by the coding sequence ATGTTTAACGATAAAACAAATCAGGTCTTAACTTATGATTTAGATAACAGTAGAATTAAAAGTCGCCAAAAAGGCAATATTACCCTCTCATATTTGGAAGGGTTCGATATTATCGAAACGGCTAATAGAGTCTTTGGTTTCGGTAACTGGGACTACTCAACTAAGCTAGAAGTTGTATCTCAAGAAATCAATCAAAACCAAAATAATATCATCTGCTATAAAGCACTTGTCAATATTGTTGTTCATGATGCATCACACTCTAAGCTTGTATCTCGGGAGGATGTAGGATTTGGTACAGGGATAGCAAAAACTCTAGCAGATGCTCATGAAGGTGGAGCTAAAGAAGCAGTTACGGATGCTATCAAAAGATGCTTTCGCAGTTTCGGAAATCAGTTTGGCAATTCGCTGTACGACAAGAGTCGTCAACATCAGAACCAACCGCAAAACCAAGCACAAAACTTTCAACAACCTGCACAGCTACAACAACAGCAACAGCAACAACAACCATCAACGCAACAAGTGCAAAACAACGCACCACTAGACTATTCCTCATTGTATAACTTAGGTTTAACGGTAATGGAACAAGGTCAAAACTTAGTAGTCATTGGTGATGACATCTTTTCTAAAAAAGACAGTATTAAAGCTTGCGGTTTTAGATGGGATGGTGCTAGTAAGATGTGGTACAAGCCAATAGAACAGCAATCAGCTGCATAA
- a CDS encoding DUF932 domain-containing protein: MSVLPLNENELRNQAPALFTEEPHYDVSDKYHFVSTIDVISEIKSLNWYPVSVEQSSVKDEDKEGYQRHLVRFRHFDDLLNPQENAVELLLFNSHDRSTAFSISAGIYRFVCSNGLVIAESVFESYKIKHIGDRYNDIQTAIDKITSFKPQLQHKINSFESITLSQAEQESFARSSLPLRFEKHLEVDIKDLLVPHRDEDIKDDLYTTLNVIQENLLRGNISGVNNVTGRKFTSREITSIGKDVDVNQGLWDIAERIASIKQPEMALAA; this comes from the coding sequence ATGTCTGTATTGCCATTAAATGAAAATGAATTAAGAAATCAAGCCCCAGCACTCTTTACAGAGGAACCACACTACGATGTAAGTGATAAATATCACTTTGTATCAACAATAGATGTTATCAGTGAAATAAAATCGCTTAACTGGTATCCAGTTTCAGTAGAGCAATCATCAGTAAAAGATGAAGACAAAGAGGGATACCAAAGACACCTCGTTCGTTTTCGTCACTTTGATGATCTACTTAATCCACAAGAAAATGCAGTTGAATTATTATTGTTCAATAGCCATGATAGAAGTACAGCATTTTCCATAAGTGCTGGAATCTACCGCTTTGTCTGTAGTAATGGACTTGTTATTGCAGAAAGTGTATTTGAATCTTACAAGATAAAGCATATAGGAGACAGATATAACGACATCCAAACAGCTATAGATAAGATAACTTCTTTCAAGCCACAGTTACAGCATAAGATAAATAGCTTTGAGTCTATTACGCTCTCACAAGCAGAACAAGAATCTTTCGCTCGTTCATCACTTCCACTTAGATTTGAAAAACACTTAGAAGTAGATATCAAAGATTTACTTGTTCCACACAGAGATGAAGACATTAAAGATGACCTCTATACAACGCTCAATGTAATTCAAGAAAACCTACTTCGTGGAAATATTTCCGGTGTTAATAATGTAACAGGTCGTAAGTTTACCTCTCGTGAGATTACTTCTATAGGTAAAGATGTAGATGTAAACCAAGGTCTTTGGGATATAGCAGAGCGTATAGCTTCAATTAAACAGCCAGAGATGGCATTAGCAGCATAA
- a CDS encoding HNH endonuclease domain-containing protein yields the protein MINTEALRQINYIIEHDSASSTYKYVLLKSVINASQKYDHLINIENSRANIPLGLIVEQWILDYMPFVFKDILQGSSKTTVLDKPITDIYNKIFKLLNLDISTEWVYGYTQFTKAFQNPTMSLELSKEFLNLSKKMANKIVNMPMKYTGKSEYEFFTPQRYKFGSVKLANNEMYNSSFVMSDFGYFSISEQHYNIFRYLGQTLYGTSTIMAKWKQKTNSLNANQETVKDIIEKLSGDTLEVRETTSIRKILGQEKECIWSGKELKGKNYDVDHVLPFSVWFNNDLWNMLPTDRILNQQKKKAKIPTRKLIEKRADIIMNYWNDYQRAMPLLFKSQIEVALIGREIAEDKVLNTAIESLCNKSDYLIHDRGHEAFNI from the coding sequence ATGATAAACACAGAAGCATTAAGACAGATTAACTATATCATCGAACATGACTCTGCATCAAGTACATATAAGTATGTTCTTCTCAAAAGCGTTATTAATGCTTCACAAAAATATGACCACTTAATAAACATAGAAAACTCTAGAGCTAATATCCCACTAGGACTTATTGTTGAACAATGGATACTTGACTATATGCCTTTCGTATTTAAAGATATCCTGCAAGGCTCAAGTAAAACAACTGTTTTGGATAAACCAATTACGGATATATATAACAAAATATTCAAACTACTCAACTTAGACATATCAACAGAATGGGTATATGGATATACGCAATTCACAAAAGCATTTCAAAACCCTACTATGTCACTAGAGTTATCAAAAGAGTTCCTCAATCTTTCAAAAAAAATGGCAAATAAAATTGTAAATATGCCTATGAAGTATACGGGCAAGTCGGAGTATGAATTTTTTACTCCCCAAAGGTATAAGTTTGGATCAGTGAAATTGGCTAATAATGAGATGTACAACTCTAGTTTTGTAATGAGTGATTTTGGTTATTTCTCTATATCAGAGCAGCACTACAATATCTTTCGTTATTTAGGTCAAACACTTTATGGTACATCAACAATTATGGCTAAGTGGAAACAAAAAACCAACTCTCTAAATGCCAATCAAGAGACTGTCAAAGATATTATTGAGAAGCTATCAGGCGACACACTAGAAGTAAGAGAAACAACATCCATTAGGAAAATACTAGGCCAAGAAAAAGAGTGTATTTGGTCAGGGAAAGAGTTAAAAGGCAAGAACTATGATGTTGATCATGTATTACCGTTCTCTGTTTGGTTCAACAATGATTTGTGGAATATGTTGCCAACAGACAGAATACTTAACCAGCAAAAGAAAAAAGCTAAGATTCCAACTCGAAAACTCATTGAGAAACGAGCAGATATTATAATGAATTATTGGAATGATTATCAACGGGCTATGCCACTACTATTTAAGTCACAGATAGAGGTTGCTTTGATTGGTAGAGAGATAGCAGAGGATAAGGTTCTTAACACTGCTATAGAATCTTTATGTAATAAGAGTGACTATTTGATTCACGACAGAGGTCATGAGGCTTTTAATATATGA
- a CDS encoding class I SAM-dependent methyltransferase, whose translation MIELLSKYEAHTKMTTIDYYNTNATQLIDRYDNANMSSLHQLLLKHIPKNSSILDIGFGSGRDLQFLHDNGYDIWGIDPSAKFVENAKKRFPSQQNQFLEESVPFDRKDIGFPKDLDVVITIAIWMHLKHSKYKDVVESIVSVLKSQSTVVISYSQGSRANDERYFEEVDLDYITELFNVKGFTLVEMLTNNDSLDRDSLTWVTVVFKND comes from the coding sequence ATGATAGAATTATTATCTAAATATGAGGCTCACACAAAAATGACAACAATAGATTACTACAATACAAATGCTACACAACTCATAGACAGATACGATAATGCAAATATGTCATCGCTTCACCAACTTTTACTAAAACATATTCCCAAAAATAGCAGTATTCTAGATATTGGGTTTGGTTCTGGAAGAGATTTACAGTTCTTACATGACAATGGTTATGACATATGGGGCATAGATCCATCAGCTAAATTTGTAGAAAATGCTAAAAAGAGATTTCCTTCACAACAAAACCAATTCCTTGAAGAGAGCGTACCATTTGATAGAAAAGACATAGGTTTCCCAAAAGACCTTGATGTAGTTATAACTATAGCTATATGGATGCACCTAAAACACTCTAAATATAAAGATGTAGTAGAGAGTATAGTGAGTGTTCTAAAAAGTCAATCTACAGTAGTTATAAGTTACTCACAAGGTAGTAGAGCCAATGATGAACGATATTTTGAAGAGGTAGATTTGGATTATATTACCGAGTTATTCAATGTCAAAGGATTTACTCTCGTTGAAATGCTTACAAATAATGACAGCTTAGATAGAGACAGTTTAACATGGGTAACGGTGGTATTTAAAAATGACTAA
- a CDS encoding RecQ family ATP-dependent DNA helicase codes for MIIEALYIDLEATFDSNIQEIGIIFQEDELKTNSIKEAYEYIHNTPTKYIAGHNVIAFDKELLKSTSINQLLDDKIFVDTLPISMLLFNEKTFHNLPKNYKSEDNFLNNPVKDAKLSKELLLKSVEKFKTLPTLQRNILYTLLKQEEVFKGFFELILKLKLFEELSEIILKGSILNIFKTIIKSADVLNEALENNRVELAFILAIRMPELEVNAQPPKVLYDYRDITSLQERLCFDYESSVDELSSTAEDIFGFGTFRDFPRQDATLETGTTISQKEIVTAGLKNESFLAILPTGGGKTFTFWLPSIIKAKSLKTLTVVISPLQALIKDHMESFHETVANYKAVALSGYMSPSERADTMEKVVNGDADILYLAPESLRSNAVFNLLKNRVIERFVIDEAHCLSTWGNDFRHDYFYIGAFINDLLDQKPFQDSIPVSCFTATAKPKVMDDITEYIESSLNVKMNRYIAVPERKNLDYEGYELDGDKAKYTNLLELINTKEGSTLIYIPSSTKKCDEIAEQLAVDTGKNVKSFHSKLDTDIKMQILKEYIDDTVDIVVATTAFGMGVDKPNIKNVIHYEISESLENYSQEAGRGARDQNIRASCPLLFSQNDLDKHFTTLTRSKINPDEINAIFRVLKNDGRNPVTLTTREIASQAGWDTEDKSSDYDMKVKTALLELEREDYLERSRNKVQYYADAVAKDSLAILHEAFKTREYSEESQTRLSRVLQTLLGSGKPEAVQLDELTEILGYPHELVTQSVLELKDMKIVSDAKDLSLKISKESLSLYQSYTQIEKILFEYLMREHSHSIRMSELNQVLLDEESLNIKDENITSIIKMLLKSWIGYKHQFKFNRLDRQKDLWYFEFIDSEKVKSIIDYKHYIGLKIINFLSTNLQEKKYNTKEVVEFSMLELQQALDLKEVHSTKIIDKALLHLHELRILELGNGRFIYYAPMNIKKLDKMLVPNKKYTKLEYKSRLEPYYQRKMESIHIVGEYSERLVKNSKHAQAFMKDYFTLSYRMFVNKYGELKEKFKRPMTEYRYNKIFNSLSDQQKKVIDDKESQAMMILAGPGSGKTKVLVHKIASLILQEDIKADQFLMLTYSRTAMMEFKSRLFELIGQLAYDIDIFTFHGFALQLIGRKVTNNDSILKNVVALAAQHINDNKIDIPFKTVVVLDEYQDINSDGFKLIQALSNAHENKKRIIAVGDDDQCILSNVNGADIKFIKEFEEKFGFDDENSKSYAQYELLTNFRSSQNIVDYSNKFIENVAIRYKQHPLSAYSKKAGEVVIVNCTSPHLQQPAVEEIKKYLEPKSSSAVLAFSNNEVADIYALLHEGNIEVNYLLDNEGFKLNSLVEIRFLDELLKDEDLTENLLWACYEKVKERYAGSKNMTIVYKIVKGFIDDHEVYTPSLWHIYLDEISSEQLISTYNKVLVSTIHKSKGKEFDTVVLVAHQMKLNDDFIRLFYVGMTRAKKRLIIVTDNEVFSQQKTTSTENLDNNKNYAQPNKKTFVMGLSDLYMSYKSQHDKNKVTLIAGSEVSLEKRYPNKPYNLVQNNLFIGQFSQKMQNLINLHEEQEYKVINVAIENVIEWFDEQYGNYRQLPLCKITMSK; via the coding sequence ATGATTATAGAAGCTCTTTATATAGATCTAGAAGCAACATTTGACTCCAATATCCAAGAAATAGGAATTATATTTCAAGAAGATGAGTTAAAAACTAATTCGATTAAAGAAGCCTATGAATATATTCACAATACCCCAACTAAATATATAGCTGGTCATAATGTTATTGCTTTTGATAAGGAGTTACTAAAAAGCACTTCTATTAATCAGTTACTAGATGATAAAATATTCGTAGATACACTTCCGATTTCAATGCTACTGTTTAATGAAAAAACATTTCATAATCTACCAAAGAATTATAAGAGTGAAGACAATTTTTTAAATAACCCGGTTAAAGATGCTAAATTATCAAAAGAGCTACTTTTAAAATCAGTAGAAAAATTCAAAACACTTCCAACATTACAAAGAAATATTTTATATACCTTACTTAAACAGGAAGAGGTATTTAAAGGTTTCTTTGAACTTATACTTAAATTAAAACTCTTTGAAGAACTGAGTGAAATAATTCTCAAAGGTTCCATATTAAATATTTTCAAAACTATTATTAAAAGTGCAGATGTCCTTAATGAAGCACTTGAAAACAATAGAGTTGAACTTGCTTTTATATTAGCCATCCGTATGCCTGAGCTTGAAGTAAATGCCCAACCGCCTAAAGTGCTGTACGATTATAGAGATATAACATCTTTACAAGAAAGACTTTGCTTTGATTATGAAAGTTCCGTAGATGAACTTAGCTCAACTGCTGAAGATATTTTTGGGTTTGGAACATTTAGAGATTTTCCTCGCCAAGATGCTACACTTGAAACAGGAACTACTATCTCTCAAAAAGAGATTGTAACAGCAGGACTTAAAAATGAATCATTTCTAGCTATTTTACCGACAGGTGGAGGAAAAACCTTTACTTTCTGGCTACCATCCATCATAAAAGCAAAATCACTAAAAACACTTACTGTTGTTATCTCTCCTTTACAAGCTCTTATAAAAGATCATATGGAAAGTTTTCATGAAACAGTAGCTAATTATAAAGCTGTAGCTTTAAGTGGCTATATGTCTCCAAGTGAGAGAGCTGACACTATGGAAAAAGTTGTGAATGGTGATGCTGATATTTTATATTTGGCTCCAGAGAGTTTACGTTCTAATGCAGTGTTTAATCTACTTAAGAATAGAGTTATAGAGAGATTTGTAATAGATGAAGCCCACTGTCTTTCGACATGGGGAAATGATTTTAGACATGACTATTTTTATATTGGTGCATTTATAAATGACCTCTTGGATCAAAAGCCTTTTCAAGACAGTATCCCAGTTTCTTGTTTTACTGCAACTGCAAAACCAAAAGTTATGGATGATATAACTGAATATATTGAATCCTCTTTAAATGTTAAAATGAATCGTTATATTGCAGTGCCTGAGAGAAAAAATCTTGATTATGAAGGATATGAACTAGATGGAGATAAAGCTAAATATACGAACTTACTAGAGCTTATAAATACTAAAGAAGGTTCGACACTTATATATATACCATCTTCAACGAAAAAGTGCGATGAGATTGCAGAACAGCTGGCCGTAGACACAGGTAAAAATGTTAAATCTTTCCATTCAAAGCTTGATACTGATATTAAAATGCAAATTTTAAAAGAGTATATAGATGACACAGTAGATATCGTTGTAGCTACTACTGCATTTGGAATGGGAGTAGATAAGCCAAATATTAAGAATGTCATCCACTACGAGATATCAGAATCCTTAGAAAACTATTCTCAAGAAGCAGGAAGAGGGGCAAGAGATCAAAATATTCGAGCGTCTTGTCCACTACTTTTCTCACAAAATGATTTAGATAAACACTTCACTACATTAACTCGCTCTAAAATTAATCCGGATGAGATAAATGCAATCTTTAGAGTTCTTAAAAATGATGGTCGAAATCCAGTAACTCTTACAACCAGAGAGATTGCTTCTCAAGCTGGATGGGACACGGAAGATAAATCTAGCGACTACGATATGAAAGTTAAAACTGCTCTGCTTGAACTGGAAAGAGAAGACTATTTAGAACGTTCTAGAAATAAAGTTCAATATTATGCAGATGCTGTAGCAAAAGACTCTTTAGCAATCTTACATGAAGCATTTAAAACCAGAGAGTATAGTGAAGAATCTCAAACAAGATTATCAAGAGTTCTTCAAACCTTACTTGGGAGTGGGAAACCAGAAGCTGTTCAGCTTGATGAATTAACTGAAATACTTGGTTATCCTCATGAACTCGTAACTCAGTCTGTCTTAGAATTAAAAGATATGAAAATAGTCTCAGATGCAAAAGACTTAAGTTTGAAGATTAGTAAAGAAAGCTTGTCCTTATATCAAAGCTATACTCAAATAGAGAAGATATTGTTTGAATATTTAATGAGAGAACATAGCCATAGTATCAGAATGAGTGAATTAAACCAAGTATTACTAGATGAGGAAAGTTTAAATATAAAAGATGAAAATATTACATCGATTATAAAAATGCTACTTAAAAGCTGGATAGGTTACAAGCATCAATTTAAATTTAACCGACTTGATAGACAAAAAGATTTGTGGTACTTCGAGTTCATTGATAGTGAAAAAGTCAAAAGTATTATTGATTACAAGCACTACATCGGTCTGAAAATTATAAACTTTTTATCAACGAACCTTCAAGAGAAAAAGTACAATACTAAAGAGGTTGTTGAGTTCTCTATGCTAGAACTTCAGCAAGCATTAGATTTAAAAGAGGTACACAGTACAAAAATTATCGATAAAGCATTATTGCATTTACATGAACTCAGAATACTAGAACTAGGTAATGGACGATTTATTTACTATGCTCCTATGAATATAAAAAAGCTAGATAAGATGTTAGTTCCAAATAAAAAATATACAAAGCTTGAATATAAATCTAGACTAGAGCCTTACTACCAGAGGAAAATGGAGTCCATACATATAGTCGGTGAATACTCTGAGAGATTGGTTAAAAACTCAAAACATGCTCAAGCTTTTATGAAAGATTACTTTACGCTTTCGTATCGAATGTTTGTTAATAAATACGGTGAATTAAAAGAGAAGTTTAAAAGACCTATGACAGAGTATCGTTATAATAAAATATTCAATTCACTCTCGGACCAACAGAAAAAAGTTATTGACGATAAAGAGTCTCAAGCTATGATGATTTTAGCCGGGCCAGGAAGTGGTAAGACGAAGGTTTTAGTACATAAAATAGCTTCTCTGATTTTACAAGAAGATATTAAAGCTGATCAGTTCCTTATGCTAACTTACTCTCGTACCGCAATGATGGAGTTCAAATCTAGACTATTTGAGCTGATAGGACAACTCGCTTACGATATTGATATTTTTACATTTCATGGATTTGCATTGCAACTCATAGGAAGAAAAGTTACCAACAATGATAGTATCCTTAAAAATGTTGTAGCACTTGCAGCGCAACACATTAATGATAACAAGATTGATATCCCATTTAAAACAGTTGTAGTATTAGATGAGTACCAAGATATCAATAGTGATGGATTTAAGCTAATACAAGCACTTTCTAATGCACATGAAAATAAAAAACGAATCATTGCTGTGGGTGATGATGATCAATGTATCTTATCCAATGTAAACGGTGCAGATATAAAATTTATAAAAGAGTTTGAAGAGAAATTTGGATTTGATGATGAAAATAGTAAGTCCTATGCTCAGTATGAGCTTTTAACAAACTTCCGAAGCTCTCAAAATATAGTCGACTATTCAAACAAGTTCATCGAAAATGTTGCCATTCGATACAAACAGCATCCTTTAAGTGCATATTCAAAAAAAGCTGGTGAAGTTGTTATAGTAAACTGTACTTCACCCCATCTACAGCAACCTGCAGTTGAAGAGATTAAAAAGTATCTTGAACCTAAGAGTAGTAGTGCTGTACTTGCTTTTAGTAATAATGAAGTGGCAGATATCTATGCTCTTTTACATGAAGGAAATATTGAGGTAAATTATTTATTAGATAATGAAGGCTTTAAGCTAAATTCACTTGTAGAAATCAGGTTCTTAGATGAACTTTTAAAAGATGAAGACTTAACTGAAAATCTTCTTTGGGCGTGTTATGAGAAAGTTAAAGAGAGATATGCTGGCTCCAAAAATATGACCATTGTGTATAAAATAGTTAAAGGCTTTATAGATGATCATGAAGTATATACTCCATCTCTTTGGCATATATATTTAGATGAAATATCCTCAGAACAACTTATCTCAACTTATAATAAAGTCTTGGTATCTACTATACATAAATCAAAAGGTAAAGAGTTTGATACTGTAGTTTTAGTTGCACATCAAATGAAATTAAACGATGATTTCATTCGCCTTTTTTATGTAGGAATGACTAGGGCGAAGAAAAGATTGATTATTGTAACTGATAATGAAGTGTTCTCTCAACAGAAAACGACATCTACAGAAAATCTAGATAATAATAAGAACTATGCACAACCAAACAAGAAGACCTTTGTAATGGGATTATCCGATTTATATATGAGTTATAAATCTCAACATGATAAGAATAAAGTTACCCTAATTGCTGGTTCAGAGGTTTCACTTGAAAAACGCTATCCAAATAAACCATACAACTTAGTTCAAAACAATTTATTCATTGGACAGTTTTCTCAGAAGATGCAAAATCTCATAAATTTACATGAAGAGCAAGAATATAAAGTTATAAATGTAGCTATTGAAAATGTTATTGAGTGGTTTGATGAGCAATATGGAAATTATAGACAGCTTCCATTGTGTAAAATTACAATGAGTAAGTAG
- a CDS encoding DUF2958 domain-containing protein, producing MSKLIPQTLLSDIPDLYETEGSLNPICHVKLFTPDSCFTWYVIELSQTDVNTCYGYVQGPESELGYFTLEELESIHGPLGLTIERDLSFSPISFSQIKKDKYDNSYQK from the coding sequence ATGAGTAAGTTAATACCACAAACACTCTTGTCTGATATACCAGACCTATATGAAACAGAAGGATCTCTAAATCCAATTTGTCATGTGAAACTATTTACCCCTGATAGTTGTTTTACATGGTATGTCATTGAGTTATCTCAAACTGATGTAAACACTTGTTATGGGTATGTGCAAGGGCCAGAGAGTGAACTAGGTTACTTTACACTAGAAGAACTTGAGTCTATTCATGGTCCACTCGGACTTACAATTGAAAGGGACTTATCTTTTAGTCCTATATCCTTTTCTCAAATTAAGAAGGACAAATATGACAACTCTTACCAAAAATGA